The following coding sequences are from one Bacteroidota bacterium window:
- a CDS encoding ribonucleoside-diphosphate reductase subunit alpha yields MYVIKRDGRKESIKFDKVTARIQKLCYGLDPVHVSPIQVAMKVIEGIYEGVSTSQLDNLAAETAASMTAKHPDYALLASRIAVSNLHKNTNKSFSKTIEDLHNYIDPRTRQKASLIADDVYDIIMANAQLLDSSIIYDRDFGYDFFGFKTLEKSYLLKMNNKIAERPQHMLMRVAVGIHKDDIDAAIETYNLMSERWFTHATPTLFNAGTPKPQMSSCFLLTVKDDSIDGIYDTLKSCAKISQSAGGIGLSIHNIRATGSYIKGTNGTSNGIIPMLRVYNDTARYVDQGGGKRKGSFAIYLEPWHADIFDFLDLRKNNGKEENRARDLFLAMWMCDLFMKRVEANESWSLFCPNEAPGLPETYGKEFEALYTKYEEEGRARRTVPARDVWNAIIQSQIETGNPYILYKDACNEKSNQKNLGTIKSSNLCTEIIEYTAPDEIAVCNLASIALPRFIENGVFDHQKLFEITYVITKNLNRIIDRNYYPVAEAKRSNLRHRPIGIGVQGLADAFILMRQAFDSPEAKQLNKEIHETIYYAALTASKDLAKVEGAYETYAGSPISQGIFQFDMWGVTPTNRWEWDVLREEIKQHGVRNSLLLAPMPTASTSQILGNNECFEPYTSNIYSRRVLSGEFVVVNKHLLKDLVKLGMWNDNLKNKIVAANGSVQSIPEIPQNIKDIYKTVWEISQKDIIDMAADRGAYICQSQSMNLFIQNPNAAKITSMHFYAWKKGLKTGMYYLRTKAAADAIKFTVDTASLQQPTAAAEQQVSTMTVEEITAAQTTTDENMANISCSLDNPEGCEACGS; encoded by the coding sequence ATGTATGTAATTAAAAGAGATGGCAGAAAAGAATCTATCAAGTTTGATAAGGTTACTGCCCGCATCCAAAAACTTTGTTATGGTTTAGATCCGGTTCATGTAAGCCCAATTCAAGTGGCAATGAAGGTTATTGAAGGTATTTACGAGGGCGTTAGCACAAGCCAGCTGGATAACCTTGCTGCAGAAACTGCTGCATCCATGACCGCTAAACATCCTGACTATGCATTGTTGGCTTCTCGTATTGCGGTTTCTAACTTACATAAGAATACCAACAAATCTTTTTCTAAAACAATAGAAGATTTACACAACTATATAGACCCACGTACTCGCCAAAAAGCATCATTAATTGCTGATGATGTATATGATATTATCATGGCGAATGCACAGTTACTAGACTCTAGCATTATTTATGACAGAGATTTTGGGTATGACTTTTTTGGATTTAAAACACTAGAAAAATCATACTTATTAAAAATGAATAACAAAATAGCAGAGCGCCCTCAACATATGTTGATGCGTGTAGCTGTTGGTATTCACAAAGATGATATTGATGCTGCTATTGAAACATACAACTTAATGAGCGAGCGTTGGTTTACACATGCTACACCAACATTGTTTAACGCAGGTACACCAAAACCACAAATGTCGTCTTGCTTTTTATTAACTGTAAAAGACGACAGTATTGATGGTATTTATGATACTCTAAAAAGCTGTGCTAAAATTTCTCAGTCGGCTGGTGGTATCGGGTTGAGCATACACAACATTCGCGCTACAGGTTCTTACATCAAAGGAACAAACGGAACATCAAACGGAATTATTCCAATGCTTCGCGTGTATAACGATACTGCACGTTATGTAGATCAAGGTGGAGGAAAACGCAAAGGTTCATTTGCAATCTATTTAGAGCCTTGGCATGCAGATATTTTCGACTTTTTAGATTTACGTAAAAACAACGGTAAAGAAGAAAACCGTGCACGTGATTTGTTCTTGGCTATGTGGATGTGCGATTTGTTTATGAAGCGTGTAGAGGCTAACGAAAGCTGGTCATTATTCTGCCCGAACGAAGCACCCGGCTTACCGGAAACGTACGGCAAAGAGTTTGAAGCATTGTATACTAAATACGAAGAAGAAGGAAGAGCAAGAAGAACAGTTCCTGCGCGTGATGTGTGGAATGCAATTATTCAATCGCAAATAGAAACAGGCAATCCGTACATTTTGTACAAAGATGCATGTAACGAAAAATCAAACCAAAAGAATTTAGGTACTATCAAGTCTTCTAACTTATGTACCGAAATTATTGAGTACACAGCACCGGACGAGATTGCAGTTTGTAATTTAGCGTCTATCGCATTGCCTCGTTTTATTGAGAACGGAGTATTCGACCACCAAAAATTGTTTGAGATTACGTATGTAATTACAAAAAATTTAAACAGAATCATCGACAGAAACTACTATCCGGTAGCAGAAGCAAAACGTAGCAACTTACGTCACCGCCCAATAGGTATTGGTGTGCAAGGATTGGCCGATGCATTTATTTTAATGCGCCAAGCGTTCGATTCTCCGGAAGCTAAACAATTGAACAAAGAAATTCACGAAACTATTTATTATGCTGCGTTAACAGCTAGTAAAGATTTAGCAAAAGTAGAAGGTGCTTACGAAACGTATGCAGGCTCACCAATATCGCAAGGTATATTCCAATTTGATATGTGGGGTGTAACACCTACAAACCGTTGGGAGTGGGATGTATTGCGCGAAGAAATTAAACAACACGGAGTACGTAACTCCTTATTGTTAGCTCCAATGCCTACTGCAAGCACATCGCAAATATTAGGCAACAACGAATGTTTTGAGCCATACACATCAAACATTTATTCGCGCAGAGTATTATCAGGTGAGTTTGTGGTAGTAAACAAACACTTACTAAAAGACTTAGTAAAACTAGGAATGTGGAACGACAATTTGAAAAACAAGATTGTGGCAGCAAACGGCTCTGTACAAAGCATTCCGGAGATACCACAAAACATAAAAGACATTTACAAAACAGTTTGGGAAATTTCTCAAAAAGATATTATTGACATGGCTGCCGACCGCGGTGCATACATTTGCCAAAGCCAATCGATGAACTTGTTTATACAAAACCCGAATGCAGCAAAAATAACTTCTATGCATTTTTATGCTTGGAAAAAAGGCTTGAAAACAGGTATGTATTACTTGAGAACCAAAGCTGCTGCTGATGCTATTAAATTTACAGTTGATACCGCTTCTCTGCAACAACCAACAGCTGCTGCAGAGCAACAAGTATCTACTATGACTGTAGAAGAAATAACAGCTGCACAAACTACTACTGACGAAAACATGGCAAACATTTCTTGCTCACTGGATAATCCGGAAGGGTGTGAGGCATGCGGGAGTTAA
- a CDS encoding PIN domain protein, producing MYLLVKKLRIYIDTSVIGGYFDSEFKEESVALFNRLENREVVFVVSDLLELELTNAPIHVRELLYNYSTESFERVPLTDEAIKLGDLYIAEKVVGKTSLEDCRHIALATINKVDVLASWNFKHIVNLERIKGYNSINLREGYSMIEIRSPKDLINYGNE from the coding sequence ATATATTTACTAGTGAAGAAATTGCGTATTTATATTGACACATCTGTAATTGGAGGTTATTTTGATTCTGAATTTAAAGAGGAGAGTGTTGCCCTTTTTAATAGATTAGAAAATAGAGAAGTTGTATTTGTGGTATCTGATTTACTGGAGTTAGAATTAACAAATGCTCCAATTCATGTTAGGGAATTATTATACAATTATTCTACTGAGAGTTTTGAAAGGGTTCCCTTAACAGATGAAGCGATAAAATTAGGAGATTTATATATTGCAGAAAAAGTGGTTGGTAAAACTAGCTTAGAGGATTGTAGACATATTGCCCTAGCCACAATAAACAAAGTGGATGTTTTAGCAAGTTGGAACTTTAAACATATTGTAAACTTAGAACGAATAAAAGGATATAATTCTATCAATTTAAGAGAAGGATACTCCATGATAGAAATTAGAAGCCCTAAAGATTTAATAAATTATGGAAACGAATAA
- a CDS encoding PIN domain protein, translating into MYLVVKKLRIYIDTSVIGGYFDSEFKEESVALFNRLENKEVVFVVSDLLELELANAPIHVRELLYNYSTENFERVTVTDEAIKLGDLYIAEKVVGKTSLEDCRHIALATINKVDVLASWNFKHIVNLERIKGYNSINLREGYSMIEIRSPKDLINYGNE; encoded by the coding sequence ATATATTTAGTAGTGAAGAAATTGCGTATTTACATTGACACTTCTGTGATTGGAGGTTATTTTGATTCTGAATTTAAAGAGGAGAGTGTTGCGCTTTTTAATAGATTAGAAAATAAAGAAGTTGTATTTGTGGTATCTGATTTACTGGAGTTAGAATTAGCAAATGCTCCAATTCATGTTAGGGAATTACTATACAATTATTCTACTGAAAATTTTGAAAGAGTTACCGTGACGGATGAAGCGATAAAATTGGGAGATTTGTACATTGCAGAAAAAGTAGTTGGTAAAACGAGCTTAGAAGATTGTAGACATATTGCCTTAGCTACCATAAACAAAGTTGACGTTTTAGCAAGTTGGAATTTTAAACATATAGTAAACTTAGAGCGAATAAAGGGGTATAATTCTATTAATTTAAGAGAAGGATACTCAATGATAGAAATAAGAAGCCCTAAAGATTTAATAAAT